The following proteins come from a genomic window of Streptomyces liliiviolaceus:
- a CDS encoding S8 family serine peptidase — MQLRVRHRRAALAAGVASAALVLAGLPTGAGAVGTGTVGAATVGTGTVGAGAVGVASGKSTRTASAVRTVTLVTGDRVLVDGTGQVSGVQRAQGREGMPFSVRVVAGHIRVVPGDAQLLLAQGRLDPRLFDVTQLVKDGYDDAGRSDLPLIVTFHGNSAPSTSPFTAAGARLGRQLPVVNGRAMRSAKKRGAGFWKAVTDNSAAGTARFASTAGVEKLWLDGKRRASLDRSVPQIGAPTAWAAGFDGTGTKVAVLDTGIDTAHPDLAGKVVAEQDFSGTGSTTDRYGHGTHVASTVAGSGGKYKGVAPGAELLNGKVLNDWGEGHDSEIIAGMEWAVAQGADVVNLSLGGPDLPGIDPMEETVDRLSAESSTLFVIAAGNDGDGERTVGSPGSAASALTVGAVDKSDALAAFSSRGPRVGDGGVKPDLTAPGVDITAAAAADSVLADLYPSDVPGYLTIEGTSMATPHVAGAAAILAQQHPGWRGERIKAVLTGSAKPGTYSSFQQGTGRVDLVRALDESVVTEQGSLDFGVQQWPHDDDTARTKNLTYRNLGTDPVTLDLSVDAYGVDRELAAEGMFTVSPQQITVPAGGEASAEVTADTRAGTVDGSFGGSVTASSADGRIQVRSAVGVEREVESYDLTLRHTDEDGRVTGDAVTSVADLNGSFYAEYADERDGELTVRLPKADYLLNGVIHPSTGSAERAVLVQPRLRLDRDTTVEVDARQAKPVDITVPDAGAVNEDAAVTVEYGRGEGLDDAHLEFLMPTFVGSRFGRLGPDGSVTGLTSLFSGRWTGKGKDGRPVNYHLSWYREGSLDGFTAKIGREQLAKVNLEVGEPVDGRRVQAEVTPHLPDGRLVPGGSDMRGDLPYRSTEYVLDNGVKWSVRTWQRFGDGQDAVFEGFLMRMPRHWRAGRTYVERFGIGVFGPVLNGPDDLGPGRGYPGVGRDGNTLRVFLPLFGDGSGHWGLSEPVSVTSRLEADGKEIADEYGVEPTTGPTEYTLPAGDTAYRLTVDNSRDTAVYPVSTRVHTEWTFRSARTPEGDFAPVPLSTVRFSPKLTLASTAKAGRHFEVPFTVEGAAAGQRPAALAFQVSYDEGGTWQPAESVGGTHLSLKHPARAGSVSLRAKLTDRAGNTVTQTIERAYLITE, encoded by the coding sequence ATGCAGTTACGCGTACGCCACAGACGCGCGGCCCTGGCCGCGGGGGTGGCCTCCGCGGCCCTGGTCCTCGCCGGGCTGCCGACCGGGGCGGGAGCCGTCGGCACGGGAACGGTCGGCGCAGCAACGGTCGGTACGGGAACGGTGGGCGCGGGAGCCGTCGGTGTCGCCTCGGGCAAGAGCACCCGTACGGCCTCCGCCGTCAGGACGGTCACGCTCGTCACCGGCGACCGGGTTCTGGTGGACGGCACCGGACAGGTCTCCGGGGTGCAGCGGGCCCAGGGCCGCGAGGGTATGCCGTTCTCGGTCCGGGTCGTCGCCGGGCATATCCGAGTCGTTCCCGGTGATGCCCAACTTCTGCTCGCGCAGGGCAGGTTGGATCCCCGGCTGTTCGACGTCACCCAGCTGGTCAAGGACGGCTACGACGACGCGGGCCGTTCCGACCTCCCGCTGATCGTCACCTTCCACGGCAACAGCGCTCCTTCCACGAGCCCGTTCACCGCGGCCGGGGCACGGCTGGGCCGACAGCTGCCGGTCGTCAACGGCAGGGCGATGCGCTCCGCGAAGAAGCGCGGTGCCGGGTTCTGGAAGGCCGTGACCGACAACTCGGCCGCGGGGACGGCGCGGTTCGCCTCCACGGCCGGCGTGGAGAAGCTGTGGCTCGACGGGAAGCGCCGGGCCTCGCTCGACCGGAGCGTCCCGCAGATCGGCGCGCCGACCGCCTGGGCCGCGGGCTTCGACGGCACCGGCACCAAGGTCGCCGTCCTGGACACCGGCATCGACACCGCCCACCCCGACCTCGCGGGCAAGGTGGTCGCGGAGCAGGACTTCAGCGGCACCGGCAGCACGACCGACAGGTACGGACACGGCACACACGTGGCGTCCACCGTGGCGGGCAGCGGCGGGAAGTACAAGGGCGTCGCGCCCGGCGCCGAACTCCTCAACGGCAAGGTCCTGAACGACTGGGGAGAGGGCCACGACTCCGAGATCATCGCGGGCATGGAGTGGGCGGTGGCCCAGGGCGCGGACGTCGTCAACCTGAGCCTCGGCGGCCCGGATCTCCCCGGCATCGACCCGATGGAGGAGACGGTCGACCGGCTCTCCGCCGAGTCCAGCACCCTCTTCGTCATCGCGGCCGGCAACGACGGCGACGGCGAACGGACCGTCGGCTCACCGGGCAGCGCGGCGTCCGCCCTGACCGTCGGCGCGGTCGACAAGTCCGACGCGCTGGCCGCCTTCTCCAGCCGCGGTCCGCGCGTCGGCGACGGCGGGGTCAAACCCGACCTGACCGCGCCGGGGGTCGACATCACCGCCGCGGCCGCAGCCGACAGTGTCCTGGCGGACCTGTATCCCTCGGACGTTCCCGGCTACCTGACGATCGAGGGCACCTCGATGGCCACCCCGCATGTGGCGGGCGCCGCGGCGATCCTCGCCCAGCAGCACCCCGGCTGGCGCGGTGAGCGGATCAAGGCGGTGCTGACCGGTTCCGCGAAGCCGGGCACGTACAGCTCCTTCCAGCAGGGCACCGGACGGGTCGATCTGGTTCGGGCGCTGGACGAGAGCGTGGTCACCGAGCAGGGCAGCCTCGACTTCGGCGTCCAGCAGTGGCCGCACGACGACGACACGGCCCGGACCAAGAACCTCACCTACCGCAACCTCGGCACCGATCCGGTCACGCTCGACCTGTCCGTGGACGCGTACGGAGTGGACCGCGAGCTCGCCGCCGAGGGCATGTTCACCGTCTCTCCGCAGCAGATCACGGTCCCTGCGGGCGGTGAGGCGAGCGCGGAGGTCACCGCGGACACCCGTGCCGGAACCGTGGACGGCAGCTTCGGCGGCTCGGTCACGGCCTCCTCCGCCGACGGGAGGATCCAGGTGCGGTCCGCAGTCGGGGTGGAACGCGAGGTCGAGTCGTACGACCTGACGCTCAGGCACACCGACGAGGACGGCAGGGTGACCGGCGACGCCGTGACCTCCGTCGCGGACCTGAACGGCAGCTTCTACGCCGAGTACGCCGACGAGCGGGACGGCGAGCTGACGGTTCGGCTGCCCAAGGCCGATTACCTCCTCAACGGGGTGATCCACCCGTCGACCGGCTCCGCCGAGCGCGCCGTCCTGGTCCAGCCGAGGCTCCGCCTGGACCGGGACACGACCGTGGAGGTCGACGCCCGGCAGGCGAAACCGGTGGACATCACCGTGCCCGACGCGGGGGCCGTGAACGAGGACGCCGCGGTCACCGTCGAGTACGGGCGGGGCGAGGGGCTCGACGACGCCCATCTTGAGTTCCTGATGCCCACCTTCGTGGGCTCCCGGTTCGGGCGGCTCGGCCCGGACGGCTCGGTGACGGGGCTGACCTCCCTGTTCTCCGGCCGCTGGACCGGCAAGGGCAAGGACGGCAGACCGGTCAACTACCACCTGAGCTGGTACCGGGAGGGCAGCCTGGACGGCTTCACCGCGAAGATCGGGCGGGAGCAGCTGGCCAAGGTGAACCTGGAGGTGGGCGAGCCGGTCGACGGTCGGCGCGTCCAGGCCGAGGTGACCCCGCACCTGCCCGACGGCCGTCTGGTGCCCGGCGGGAGCGACATGCGCGGCGACCTGCCGTACCGGAGCACCGAGTACGTCCTCGACAACGGCGTGAAGTGGTCGGTGCGCACCTGGCAGCGCTTCGGCGACGGCCAGGACGCGGTCTTCGAGGGCTTTCTGATGCGCATGCCGAGGCACTGGAGGGCCGGCCGCACCTATGTCGAGCGATTCGGCATCGGCGTCTTCGGGCCGGTCCTGAACGGCCCCGACGACCTCGGGCCGGGCCGTGGCTACCCGGGTGTCGGCCGTGACGGGAACACGCTCAGGGTCTTCCTGCCGCTGTTCGGCGACGGCTCCGGGCACTGGGGTCTGAGCGAGCCGGTCTCGGTGACGTCCCGGCTGGAGGCGGACGGCAAGGAGATCGCCGACGAGTACGGCGTCGAGCCGACCACCGGCCCGACGGAGTACACCCTGCCCGCCGGGGACACCGCGTACCGGCTGACCGTGGACAACTCCCGTGATACGGCCGTGTATCCGGTCAGCACCCGCGTCCACACTGAGTGGACCTTCCGCTCGGCCAGGACCCCTGAAGGCGACTTCGCCCCGGTGCCGCTGTCCACGGTCCGCTTCAGCCCGAAGCTGACCCTGGCGAGCACCGCGAAGGCGGGCCGGCACTTCGAGGTGCCCTTCACTGTCGAGGGGGCGGCGGCCGGACAGCGCCCGGCCGCGCTCGCCTTCCAGGTGTCGTACGACGAGGGCGGGACCTGGCAGCCCGCCGAGTCCGTCGGCGGGACGCACCTCTCGCTGAAGCACCCGGCGAGAGCGGGTTCCGTGTCGCTGCGCGCGAAGCTGACCGACCGGGCGGGCAACACCGTGACCCAGACGATCGAAAGGGCCTACCTGATCACCGAGTGA
- a CDS encoding DUF3152 domain-containing protein translates to MTAHKRKPGGGRRRKRSARRVRGRLTGGLVALAVFAAVGGAVMAWLPSDARRSPTATVPSGIPVTASPMPSGTPAVPRAGEQPGPDRSSAAAGASTTPLPESGPGAFVTASGEGEKVGRGTPLRYRVEVEKGLTISPADVAEQVEWTLADPRGWTADGHSAFQRVSSGPTDFRVRLATPGTVDAICAGGGLDTGGKVNCSVHDDVMVNLRRWVLATEFYTEDVVGYRSLIINHEVGHFLGHGHVTCPGEGRLAPAMMQQIKGLHGCVPNVWPYDRDGRLITGPTAP, encoded by the coding sequence GTGACAGCGCACAAACGAAAGCCCGGCGGCGGTCGTCGCCGGAAACGCTCCGCGCGGCGGGTGCGGGGCCGACTGACCGGTGGTCTGGTCGCGTTGGCGGTCTTCGCGGCGGTCGGTGGCGCGGTGATGGCGTGGCTGCCGTCCGACGCGAGACGATCGCCCACGGCGACCGTGCCGTCCGGGATTCCTGTGACCGCCTCTCCCATGCCCTCCGGAACTCCGGCTGTGCCGCGGGCCGGTGAGCAGCCGGGACCGGACCGGAGCAGCGCGGCGGCCGGCGCTTCCACCACCCCCCTGCCCGAGAGCGGCCCGGGGGCCTTCGTCACCGCTTCCGGCGAGGGCGAGAAGGTCGGCAGGGGCACGCCCCTGCGGTACCGGGTCGAGGTGGAGAAGGGCTTGACGATCTCCCCCGCGGACGTGGCCGAACAGGTGGAGTGGACCCTGGCCGACCCGCGCGGCTGGACGGCCGACGGCCACTCGGCGTTCCAGCGGGTGTCGAGTGGGCCCACCGACTTCAGGGTGCGCCTCGCCACCCCGGGAACTGTCGACGCGATCTGCGCCGGGGGAGGCCTCGACACCGGCGGCAAGGTCAATTGCAGTGTGCACGACGACGTGATGGTCAACCTCAGACGTTGGGTCCTGGCGACCGAGTTCTACACCGAGGACGTCGTCGGGTACCGCTCCCTGATCATCAACCACGAGGTGGGCCACTTCCTAGGCCACGGCCATGTCACCTGCCCCGGCGAGGGTCGGCTGGCCCCGGCGATGATGCAGCAGATCAAGGGCTTGCACGGCTGTGTCCCCAATGTCTGGCCGTACGACCGTGACGGCCGCCTGATCACGGGTCCCACCGCCCCGTGA
- a CDS encoding response regulator transcription factor: MSRVLLIEDDPAVREGVALALRRQGHDVAAAATGEEGLDRLRSFRPDIVILDLMLPGMTGLEVCRTVRTLDQTLPIIMATARGDEVDIVVGLEAGADDYVVKPVLARVLDARIRAVLRRTAGAAPGAEGLPKIHTYGELAVDRAGLTVALHGEPIALAPSELRLLLTLTASPGQVFSRQQLLEAVWEHDYHGDARLVDACVKRLRTKMSEPPRAPRYIHTVRGFGYRFAAP; the protein is encoded by the coding sequence ATGTCACGCGTACTACTGATCGAAGACGATCCCGCCGTCAGGGAGGGCGTCGCTCTGGCCCTGCGTCGGCAAGGACATGACGTCGCCGCCGCCGCGACCGGCGAGGAGGGCCTTGACCGGCTGCGGTCCTTCCGGCCGGACATCGTCATCCTCGATCTGATGCTCCCCGGCATGACCGGCCTGGAGGTGTGCCGCACCGTACGGACCCTCGACCAGACCCTGCCGATCATCATGGCGACCGCCCGGGGGGACGAAGTCGACATCGTTGTCGGCCTGGAGGCCGGCGCCGACGACTACGTCGTCAAGCCCGTCCTGGCCCGCGTGCTCGACGCGCGCATACGTGCCGTCCTGCGCCGGACGGCCGGGGCCGCGCCCGGTGCCGAGGGCCTTCCGAAGATCCACACCTACGGCGAACTGGCCGTCGACCGGGCCGGTCTGACGGTCGCGCTGCACGGCGAGCCGATCGCCCTCGCCCCCTCCGAGCTGCGGCTCCTGCTCACCCTGACCGCCTCACCGGGCCAGGTGTTCAGCCGTCAGCAGCTTCTGGAGGCGGTCTGGGAGCACGACTACCACGGCGACGCCCGTCTGGTGGACGCCTGCGTCAAGCGCCTGCGCACCAAGATGTCCGAACCGCCGCGCGCACCCCGGTACATCCACACCGTGCGCGGCTTCGGCTACCGATTCGCGGCGCCGTGA
- a CDS encoding sensor histidine kinase: MRRRRLRGLRFRLVVAFGLVAAISAVTTGALTFREARTGVLQQSQDATIRQLRTQLNQQAAELALPPERSALRKFAQDLAATESRGNWRVLVTYGDLSGSSASGDPFTEVTPALREAVASSRATVFQRVRHDGRTSLAVGMSILFSTQRIPDSVETPSGARVFLVVPQTTEQAYVDALVTAAERAMVAALALAVVLALLAARGVLVPVRKLRLATRRVAEGRLDTRLAVNGSDELAELSHTFNETAAALETSVAELREMEARARRFAADVSHELRTPLAAMSAVTDVLDEDAARLDPDTATAVRLISTETVKLARLVDDLMEISRFDAGAAVLHLDEIDLAESIRRTLASRGWTDTVETELPPPHAVRARVDPRRVDVIVANLVGNALKHGARPVMVRLSGDDTVAVIEVRDSGPGIPSHVLPHVFERFYKSDSARIRSEGSGLGLSITAENVHLHGGTVRAASHPAGGAVFTMELPLRRAEPTEEYRP, translated from the coding sequence GTGAGGAGGCGCCGGCTGCGCGGACTCCGGTTCCGCCTGGTGGTGGCCTTCGGACTCGTCGCCGCGATCTCCGCGGTCACGACCGGTGCCCTGACCTTCCGGGAGGCCCGCACCGGAGTGCTCCAGCAGAGTCAGGACGCCACCATCAGACAACTGCGCACCCAGCTCAACCAGCAAGCGGCCGAACTCGCCCTTCCTCCCGAGCGGTCAGCGCTGCGGAAGTTCGCGCAGGACTTGGCGGCCACCGAGTCCCGGGGCAACTGGCGGGTCTTGGTAACCTATGGAGACCTCAGCGGCTCCTCCGCCTCCGGCGACCCCTTCACCGAGGTGACGCCCGCTCTGCGCGAGGCCGTCGCATCCAGCCGGGCCACCGTCTTCCAACGAGTCCGCCACGACGGCCGCACCTCCCTCGCCGTCGGCATGTCGATCCTCTTCAGCACCCAGCGCATCCCGGACAGCGTCGAGACGCCCAGCGGCGCCCGGGTGTTCCTGGTGGTCCCGCAGACCACGGAGCAGGCCTACGTCGACGCCCTGGTGACCGCGGCCGAACGGGCCATGGTGGCCGCCCTGGCCCTCGCCGTGGTGCTCGCCCTCCTCGCCGCGCGCGGAGTGCTGGTCCCGGTGCGGAAGCTGCGGCTCGCCACCCGCCGGGTCGCCGAGGGCCGTCTGGACACGCGGCTCGCGGTCAACGGCTCCGACGAACTCGCCGAGCTGTCCCACACGTTCAACGAGACGGCTGCCGCGCTGGAGACCTCGGTCGCCGAGCTGCGTGAGATGGAGGCGCGGGCCCGCCGCTTCGCCGCCGACGTCTCGCACGAACTGCGCACCCCGCTCGCCGCGATGTCGGCGGTCACCGACGTCCTCGACGAGGACGCCGCCCGACTGGACCCGGACACCGCCACCGCGGTCCGGCTGATCAGCACGGAGACCGTCAAACTCGCCCGGCTCGTCGACGACTTGATGGAGATATCCCGCTTCGACGCGGGCGCCGCGGTGCTCCACCTGGACGAGATCGACCTCGCCGAGTCGATCCGGCGCACCCTCGCCTCCCGCGGCTGGACGGACACGGTGGAGACCGAACTGCCGCCGCCGCACGCGGTACGCGCACGGGTCGACCCGCGCCGCGTCGACGTGATCGTCGCCAACCTGGTCGGCAACGCCCTCAAGCACGGCGCCCGTCCGGTCATGGTGCGCCTGAGCGGTGACGACACGGTGGCCGTGATCGAGGTCCGGGACAGCGGCCCCGGCATCCCGTCCCACGTCCTGCCGCACGTCTTCGAGCGGTTCTACAAGTCCGACAGCGCCCGGATCCGCTCCGAGGGCAGTGGCCTCGGCCTGTCCATCACCGCCGAGAACGTCCACCTCCACGGCGGTACCGTGCGCGCCGCCAGCCACCCGGCGGGCGGTGCCGTCTTCACCATGGAACTCCCGCTGCGGCGGGCGGAGCCGACCGAGGAGTACCGGCCATGA
- a CDS encoding 4-hydroxybenzoate 3-monooxygenase, with translation MTETRDDTAVVIIGAGVAGLTLGNFLLHNGVDCIVLEKHPRAYVEKRQRAGTIDTFGVRLFREWGLEEVLAGDPIPHSEGGFYIDGHAMPIDVDEDNNESLYCPQQVLVRNLTEVFLREGGDLRYEAADVALENLTQGRPTVRYRDAGGAARAIECDFVAGCDGFHGVSRRSVPASALTEYSHAYGYSWLSVLAATETKPSGMAIHELGLAGMIPRGPEASRIYLQCAVDDTPEQWPDERIWSELEARFGTPPSRGKILSKQIVPLRGVVFDPMSYGSLYLLGDAAHIVPPMSAKGIHLALHDTEVFARAVIHQAKEGDSSLLDSYSQTCLPHIWNYQAFATWITDTMHNAGFTGCEGEFKKQIARAELQRQFASESANKLFSELTAGTN, from the coding sequence ATGACTGAGACACGCGACGACACGGCCGTCGTCATCATCGGGGCCGGCGTCGCCGGTCTGACCCTCGGCAACTTCCTGCTGCACAACGGCGTCGACTGCATCGTGCTGGAGAAGCACCCGCGCGCCTACGTCGAGAAGCGCCAGCGCGCCGGAACGATCGACACCTTCGGGGTGCGCCTGTTCCGCGAATGGGGCCTGGAGGAGGTCCTGGCGGGCGACCCCATCCCGCACAGCGAGGGCGGCTTCTACATCGACGGCCACGCGATGCCGATCGACGTGGACGAGGACAACAACGAGAGCCTGTACTGCCCGCAGCAGGTCCTGGTGCGCAACCTCACGGAGGTCTTCCTGCGGGAGGGCGGTGACCTGCGCTACGAAGCCGCGGACGTCGCCCTGGAGAACCTCACCCAGGGCCGCCCCACGGTGCGCTACCGCGACGCCGGTGGTGCGGCGCGAGCCATCGAGTGCGACTTCGTCGCCGGCTGCGACGGCTTCCACGGCGTCTCCCGCCGCTCCGTCCCCGCCTCCGCGCTGACCGAGTACTCCCACGCGTACGGCTACTCCTGGCTCAGCGTCCTGGCCGCCACCGAGACCAAGCCCTCGGGCATGGCGATCCACGAACTGGGCCTGGCCGGGATGATCCCCCGCGGCCCCGAAGCCAGCCGCATCTACCTGCAGTGCGCGGTCGACGACACCCCCGAGCAGTGGCCGGACGAGCGCATCTGGAGCGAGCTGGAGGCCCGCTTCGGCACGCCGCCCTCGCGGGGCAAGATCCTGTCCAAGCAGATCGTTCCGCTGCGCGGCGTCGTTTTCGACCCGATGAGCTACGGCAGCCTCTACCTCCTGGGCGACGCCGCGCACATCGTGCCGCCGATGAGCGCCAAGGGCATCCACCTCGCTCTGCACGACACCGAGGTCTTCGCCCGCGCGGTGATCCACCAGGCCAAGGAGGGCGACTCCAGCCTCCTCGACAGCTACTCGCAGACCTGCCTGCCGCACATCTGGAACTACCAGGCATTCGCCACGTGGATCACCGACACCATGCACAACGCCGGATTCACCGGCTGCGAGGGCGAGTTCAAGAAGCAGATCGCGCGCGCCGAGCTTCAGCGGCAGTTCGCCTCCGAGTCGGCGAACAAGCTGTTCAGCGAGCTGACCGCCGGTACCAACTAG
- a CDS encoding helix-turn-helix domain-containing protein gives MPTTRHPSPAPADAEDQILQGGAWLPHGFQLDPHSHVQGQLVYAAAGALATATERGTWVAPADRITWTPPRFAHSHRFYGQTDVRLVSVPLDLCAELIDHPSVFAVSPLLREALLALTDEPERRAGAHRRLLAVIVDELADAAETSLHLPEASDDRLRAATDLLRAEPARTSTLAELGRAVGASERTLSRLFHTELSMSFHRWRTTLRIHHALAHLTDGMTVTETSVACGWSNPSTFIDAFTEVLGQTPGRYQAGLRIHAR, from the coding sequence CACCGGCGCCCGCCGATGCTGAGGATCAGATCCTGCAGGGCGGCGCCTGGCTGCCGCACGGCTTCCAGCTCGACCCCCACAGCCACGTCCAGGGCCAGCTGGTCTACGCCGCCGCCGGCGCCCTGGCCACGGCGACGGAGCGCGGCACCTGGGTCGCCCCGGCGGACCGGATCACCTGGACGCCCCCGCGCTTCGCCCACTCGCACCGCTTCTACGGCCAGACCGACGTGCGGCTGGTGTCCGTCCCGCTCGACCTGTGCGCCGAGCTCATCGACCACCCCAGCGTCTTCGCGGTGAGCCCGCTGCTGCGCGAGGCCCTCCTGGCACTCACCGACGAGCCGGAACGGCGGGCCGGCGCCCACCGGCGCCTGCTCGCCGTGATCGTGGACGAGTTGGCCGACGCCGCAGAGACCTCCCTGCACCTTCCTGAAGCAAGCGACGACCGGCTGCGCGCCGCCACCGACCTGCTGCGCGCGGAGCCCGCCCGGACTTCCACCCTGGCCGAGCTGGGCCGGGCGGTGGGAGCAAGCGAGCGCACGCTCAGCCGTCTTTTCCACACCGAGCTGAGCATGAGCTTCCACCGCTGGCGCACCACCCTGCGCATCCACCACGCTCTCGCGCACCTGACCGACGGGATGACGGTGACGGAGACCTCGGTCGCGTGCGGCTGGTCCAACCCTTCCACCTTCATCGACGCCTTCACCGAAGTCCTCGGCCAGACCCCCGGCCGCTACCAGGCCGGTCTCCGCATCCACGCGCGCTAG